In Drosophila santomea strain STO CAGO 1482 chromosome 2L, Prin_Dsan_1.1, whole genome shotgun sequence, a single window of DNA contains:
- the LOC120458847 gene encoding uncharacterized protein LOC120458847, protein MANSRSLKSSDWPGILDSRHALRKYLAPPPKVAGAQGRLPTYTPPNYVGAEPMQRPRMNSAWQLASDPSDLSEVRPPKRIKGLKERERKRIERKVWARPARIDVTKRAAKLGARNMEKSQKLEQVESPLKPRSPAKTARKKVKSPSPLLRKQTGQVLSHSGIPRRKVILIVDAKRPPGVAHLAGGAEKLLKNPSPGWRERDAYRPRLKMSGRSKKTYSVPLCSRPTEIIGKGLPYSRQMQMRQEKLCQQPEYYDQYIRMLYQQQRHQQMCQQEQLQQDFARQRSQMALHPYSILPDAVSENQEQRNVYSVPSKSPLKRLRGGKRLCGNFYYD, encoded by the coding sequence ATGGCGAATTCGAGATCGTTGAAATCGAGCGACTGGCCCGGCATACTGGACTCTAGGCACGCACTGAGGAAGTACTTGGCTCCGCCACCCAAAGTGGCTGGAGCGCAGGGGAGACTGCCCACCTACACTCCTCCAAACTACGTGGGAGCTGAGCCCATGCAGCGACCCAGGATGAACTCCGCCTGGCAGTTGGCCAGCGATCCCTCTGATCTGTCGGAGGTCCGTCCTCCCAAGCGGATCAAGGGATTGAAGGAGCGGGAAAGGAAGAGGATAGAACGCAAGGTTTGGGCCAGACCAGCAAGGATAGATGTAACGAAGAGAGCTGCCAAATTGGGAGCGAGAAACATGGAGAAGTCCCAGAAactggagcaggtggagtcGCCTCTAAAGCCGAGATCACCAGCTAAGACGGCGCGGAAGAAGGTCAAGTCGCCATCTCCACTGCTTAGGAAGCAGACAGGCCAAGTGCTCTCCCACTCCGGCATCCCGCGGCGCAAGGTAATCCTAATCGTGGACGCCAAGAGGCCCCCAGGAGTGGCACACCTGGCTGGTGGAGCGGAAAAGCTTCTGAAAAACCCTTCACCTGGGTGGCGGGAAAGAGACGCCTACCGTCCGAGACTCAAGATGAGTGGCCGGTCCAAGAAGACCTACTCTGTGCCCCTGTGCAGCCGGCCCACGGAGATCATAGGCAAGGGCCTTCCCTACTCCCGCCAGATGCAGATGCGCCAGGAGAAGCTCTGTCAGCAGCCGGAGTACTACGACCAGTACATCCGCATGCtgtaccagcagcagcgccaccaGCAGATGtgccagcaggagcagctgcagcaggacTTCGCCCGCCAGAGGTCCCAGATGGCCCTGCACCCCTATTCAATCCTGCCGGATGCCGTGTCCGAGAATCAGGAGCAGCGAAACGTGTACTCCGTGCCCTCCAAGTCGCCGCTCAAGAGATTGAGGGGCGGCAAGCGGCTGTGCGGCAACTTTTACTACGACTAG